The DNA window CAGCGCCAGCATCGCCGGATCGGGCGCACCCAGAACCATGGTCCGCTCGAGCGCGGTATAATAGCCCGAAATCATCGGAAAGGCGTTCAGCGACAGCAGGTCGCCGCGCTGCAGGACGCGGCCGGTCAGAGGGGTATGGGCGCCGTCGGTATTCGGCCCGGACTGGAGCCAGACCCAGGTGTCGCGATATTCGGCCTCGGGGAAACGCCGCGCGATCTCCAGCTCCATCGCGTCGCGCCCGGCCATCGCCACATCGATCTCGCGCGCGCCCTCGCGCACCGCCGCGCGGATCGCGTGGCCGCCAAGATCGGCCACCGCCGCCCCGGCCCGGATTAGGTCGAGCTCGGCCGGGCTCTTGCGCATCCGCTGCTCCATGGTCGCGGGCGCCAGATCGACCGTGCCCGCGGGCGCAAGGAAGGTGTCAAGCTCGTCCCGCCGGGCCAGCGTCAGGTGATCGGCCTCGATCCCGACGCGACGCCCCTGCCCCGCGACATGCGCGACCGCACGCCAGAAATTGTCGCGCGCCCAGTCGGTATAGCTCAGCGCCTCGCCATGGCAACGCCGCCAGGGCTGGCCCCCGTCGATGCCCGCACCGATCAGGACCGACTGCGAGGCGGTCACCACCAGCGCATAGGGCCGGCCGAAGCTGCAATAGAGAAAGCCAGAATAATAGGCCACGTTCTGCATCGAGGTCAGGACCGCGACCTCGGCGCCGGTGGCGTCCATCGCGGCCCGAAGCCCCATCAGGCGGGTGTCGTATTCCTCGGCCGAAAATGGCAGTGGCGCCTTCTCGTCTCCGGGGAAACGGCAGAAGGCGGGGCGGGGATCGGATCGGGTCATGAAAGCTCCCTCGGCAGGTGTCCCGGCACGCGGCCGGGGCATCGGATCTTCCCGGCGTACAGGAGAACAGGCGGCAAGCGCCGGGCAACGGGGCGCCAAACGCCCCCCGCGCGCGACGCCATCGGCGCGACGCCCGGTTGCGAGGATACAGCCGCCGCCCGGTCTGGCAAGCTGGCACGCCGGCCATCGCGACGGCGATTGCACTGGCGCGCCCCCCGCCCCTTGGCCTAGTTTCGGCGCCATGCTGCGATATGCCCTGACCCGCCTCCTGTCGCTGTCGCTGAGCCTGGTCGCCGCCAGTCTCGCGATCTTTGCGGCCATCGAGGTGATCCCGGGCGATCCGGCCGCCTACATGCTGGGGCTGAACGCCGCGCCCGAGACGGTGGCGGCGCTGCGCGACGAGCTGGGGCTCTCGGGCACGCTCTGGGCGCGCTATCTCGACTGGGTCTCGGGGCTCGCGACCGGCGACATGGGGCTGTCCTACACCTATCGCGTGCCGGTCGCCGATCTGGTGACCGAGCGGCTCGCG is part of the Rhodovulum sp. MB263 genome and encodes:
- a CDS encoding aminopeptidase P family protein, which codes for MTRSDPRPAFCRFPGDEKAPLPFSAEEYDTRLMGLRAAMDATGAEVAVLTSMQNVAYYSGFLYCSFGRPYALVVTASQSVLIGAGIDGGQPWRRCHGEALSYTDWARDNFWRAVAHVAGQGRRVGIEADHLTLARRDELDTFLAPAGTVDLAPATMEQRMRKSPAELDLIRAGAAVADLGGHAIRAAVREGAREIDVAMAGRDAMELEIARRFPEAEYRDTWVWLQSGPNTDGAHTPLTGRVLQRGDLLSLNAFPMISGYYTALERTMVLGAPDPAMLALWEANLAAHEYGMSLLKPGISCAEITHRLNDFLAERDLLDYRSFGYGHSFGILSHYYGREAGLELREDIDTVLEPGMVISMEPMLTIPRGRPGAGGYREHDILIVTGEGAENITGYPYGPGFNVID